A genomic window from Fibrobacterota bacterium includes:
- a CDS encoding energy transducer TonB, with amino-acid sequence MIHSSRSRWRQRPVWGSQSRVPSLAVPHPSRRKLPWWIPLAALVAAAVWWLAPSPESVVSPPAQGKPMESLPVDIPPPPPQVPQPQEISTPTVTPSVATQAVAIAAPVAGLVDPGAGGGAGNAPGLDLGLEGGPDGMAVAAGGGGKGKGIGTGTGDGVGTQRMVYQLGQVDQDAGVDRMLDPPYPRRAKEEGVQASLELRILVDERGRVEKLEVLGAPPGYGFEASIQSASRDWRFKPAQLGGVPVPQWVRIPYTFHLE; translated from the coding sequence ATGATCCACAGTTCCCGGTCGCGCTGGCGGCAGCGGCCTGTCTGGGGGAGCCAAAGCAGGGTTCCTTCGTTGGCTGTGCCCCATCCATCGCGGCGCAAACTCCCTTGGTGGATTCCTCTGGCGGCCTTGGTGGCCGCCGCGGTGTGGTGGCTCGCGCCATCGCCAGAATCTGTCGTGTCACCTCCCGCGCAGGGGAAGCCGATGGAATCCTTGCCGGTGGACATCCCTCCGCCACCTCCGCAGGTTCCGCAACCCCAGGAAATCTCCACGCCCACCGTAACGCCCTCTGTGGCCACCCAAGCGGTGGCGATCGCCGCGCCCGTGGCGGGCCTGGTGGATCCTGGAGCGGGTGGGGGAGCGGGCAATGCGCCGGGATTGGATCTAGGGTTGGAAGGCGGACCCGATGGCATGGCCGTGGCCGCCGGTGGTGGGGGCAAGGGCAAAGGCATCGGGACGGGAACGGGCGATGGAGTCGGTACCCAGCGCATGGTGTACCAGTTGGGGCAGGTGGACCAAGACGCCGGTGTGGACCGGATGCTGGACCCCCCGTATCCGCGACGTGCCAAGGAAGAGGGCGTCCAGGCGAGCCTGGAATTGCGAATTCTGGTGGACGAGCGCGGTCGGGTGGAAAAGCTGGAAGTGTTGGGCGCTCCGCCCGGGTATGGCTTCGAAGCATCCATCCAATCGGCGAGCCGGGATTGGCGATTCAAACCCGCCCAACTCGGCGGCGTGCCGGTCCCGCAGTGGGTGCGCATCCCTTACACCTTCCACTTGGAGTAG